In Acropora muricata isolate sample 2 chromosome 11, ASM3666990v1, whole genome shotgun sequence, one DNA window encodes the following:
- the LOC136890914 gene encoding neurogenic locus notch homolog protein 1-like, whose protein sequence is MSLCARITFLIFVTGLVFEKLAIAQQCNGPRQLPIHDMMLQGHTYKKLYARSGHAECLFICRKETLCQSFNFVKNQSICEFNNRTKEASPENFVANNERYYVKLDVSRVPLGSIRELPAKSCKEIKDNEDGNVNNGNFWFYSLIPGTIVRALCDMDNEDINECDSNIHGCSTNANCTNTVGSYLCKCHSNYRGDGRNCIDTRGFSQSSILRSRDISYTNSLISFLNPVLQSPVRSRFIRCWHAPSQGWSPSDFHNLCDGKGPTVTIIRVGSYIFGGYTDKSWGANNGYTRSTKSFLYSLYNPYGYHNRKFAIRSASYYPYAIYDHAGYGPTFGNGHDIHTSSTSGYSYCGHSYQLPPGASSGYSCKFYTGSYSFTLSEIEVLYEKF, encoded by the exons ATGTCTTTGTGTGCACGAATTACCTTCTTAATTTTTGTAACTGGCCTGGTTTTTGAAAAACTCGCCATTGCTCAGCAGTGCAACGGACCACGCCAGCTTCCTATTCATGACATGATGTTACAAGGACATACTTATAAAAAGCTTTATGCTCGATCTGGTCATGCAGAATGCTTGTTCATATGCAGAAAAGAGACCTTGTGCCAGAGCTTCAACTTCGTTAAGAATCAGAGTATCTGCGAATTCAACAACCGAACCAAGGAAGCCAGCCCAGAGAATTTTGTTGCCAACAACGAAAGATATTACGTCAAACTGGACGTCAGTCGAG TTCCTCTTGGTTCCATTCGAGAGCTACCAGCCAAATCTTGCAAAGAGATAAAAGACAATGAGGATGGTAACGTGAATAATGGAAATTTTTGGTTCTACAGTCTTATACCAGGAACAATTGTGCGCGCCTTATGTGACATGGACAACGAAG ACATAAACGAATGTGACAGTAACATACATGGTTGTTCCACAAATGCCAACTGTACGAATACAGTCGGATCTTACCTTTGCAAATGCCACTCAAACTACCGTGGAGATGGCAGAAATTGCATCGACACAC GTGGTTTTTCTCAATCCAGCATTCTTCGCAGCCGAGACATCTCGTACACAAACAGTTTGATTTCGTTTTTAAACCCAGTACTTCAGAGCCCAGTCCGCAGTCGATTCATAAGATGTTGGCATGCTCCGTCACAAGGGTGGAGCCCCTCTGACTTTCACAACCTTTGTGATGGGAAAGGTCCTACTGTCACAATTATCAGAGTCGGCAGTTACATATTTGGAGGATATACTGACAAATCTTGGGGCGCGA ATAATGGATATACCAGGTCTACGAAGTCCTTTCTTTATTCGCTGTATAACCCCTACGGTTACCACAACCGCAAGTTTGCAATCCGGTCAGCATCATATTATCCTTACGCCATTTATGATCATGCCGGTTATGGACCTACTTTTGGTAACGGGCATGATATACACACCAGTAGCACTAGCGGGTATTCATATTGTGGTCATAGCTACCAGCTTCCTCCGGGGGCTTCCTCTGGTTACTCTTGTAAATTTTACACTGGTAGTTACTCGTTCACTTTGAGTGAGATTGAAGTACTTTACgagaaattttaa
- the LOC136890916 gene encoding rab3 GTPase-activating protein catalytic subunit-like isoform X2, whose protein sequence is MPQDLTQCEEFVKQLQLCELVVARANFLRYKFQDALLKGTETDKDVEHFLSALMEKPEVTVIGAGRGPAGRVLHSLFVKQESARMQFGGDESPFPNQQRHSATLPQDFPSPTGREYILRTTIPRPRPSSRPCPQRMYCVLTNDEFRLAGAFTDDVIFQ, encoded by the exons ATGCCTCAGGACTTGACTCAATGTGAG gAATTTGTAAAGCAACTTCAGCTATGTGAACTGGTTGTTGCTCGTGCCAATTTCCTACGCTATAAGTTCCAGGACGCTCTCTTAAAAGGAACTGAAACGGACAAGGATGTTGAACACTTCCTGTCAGCCTTGATGGAAAAACCGGAAGTGACAGTCATAGGAGCGGGACGAGGACCCGCAGGAAGAGTACTTCACAGTTTGTTTGTAAAGCAAGAG aGCGCAAGGATGCAATTTGGCGGTGACGAATCACCATTTCCAAATCAACAG CGTCATTCAGCTACGCTACCCCAGGACTTCCCATCCCCTACTGGTCGGGAGTATATTTTGAGAACAACCATCCCCAGACCCCGGCCCTCATCTCGCCCTTGCCCTCAAAGAATGTACTGTGTGCTGACCAACGATGAATTCAGACTCGCCGGCGCGTTTACCGATGACGTCATTTTTCAGTGA
- the LOC136890916 gene encoding rab3 GTPase-activating protein catalytic subunit-like isoform X1 — MPQDLTQCEEFVKQLQLCELVVARANFLRYKFQDALLKGTETDKDVEHFLSALMEKPEVTVIGAGRGPAGRVLHSLFVKQESARMQFGGDESPFPNQQQRHSATLPQDFPSPTGREYILRTTIPRPRPSSRPCPQRMYCVLTNDEFRLAGAFTDDVIFQ; from the exons ATGCCTCAGGACTTGACTCAATGTGAG gAATTTGTAAAGCAACTTCAGCTATGTGAACTGGTTGTTGCTCGTGCCAATTTCCTACGCTATAAGTTCCAGGACGCTCTCTTAAAAGGAACTGAAACGGACAAGGATGTTGAACACTTCCTGTCAGCCTTGATGGAAAAACCGGAAGTGACAGTCATAGGAGCGGGACGAGGACCCGCAGGAAGAGTACTTCACAGTTTGTTTGTAAAGCAAGAG aGCGCAAGGATGCAATTTGGCGGTGACGAATCACCATTTCCAAATCAACAG CAGCGTCATTCAGCTACGCTACCCCAGGACTTCCCATCCCCTACTGGTCGGGAGTATATTTTGAGAACAACCATCCCCAGACCCCGGCCCTCATCTCGCCCTTGCCCTCAAAGAATGTACTGTGTGCTGACCAACGATGAATTCAGACTCGCCGGCGCGTTTACCGATGACGTCATTTTTCAGTGA